The following are from one region of the Polynucleobacter sp. MWH-CaK5 genome:
- a CDS encoding LON peptidase substrate-binding domain-containing protein produces the protein MLTKLTTIPLFPLGQTLYPSGALDLKIFEIRYLDMVKDCVANSTNFGIVTLDEGKEVVDPSDKPTVFFPTGTLVDITYFDAPQPSLFFIKCRGTRRFKVHQSQQEKNGLWMGEVEFLSEDANHPIQAEHKTLADNLGAIIASLQKKGVREDQMPFSQPYDLEQCGWVANRWCEILPLSPAQKHHLLSIDNAQIRLDLVKELIEEMTGQSQS, from the coding sequence ATGTTAACCAAACTCACCACCATTCCTTTATTTCCTCTTGGCCAGACGCTTTACCCCTCTGGCGCATTGGACTTGAAGATTTTTGAGATTCGTTATTTGGACATGGTCAAAGACTGTGTGGCCAATTCAACTAACTTTGGCATTGTTACTTTGGACGAAGGTAAAGAGGTTGTGGATCCCAGTGACAAACCCACGGTCTTCTTCCCGACAGGTACTTTGGTAGATATCACTTATTTTGATGCGCCACAGCCTTCATTGTTTTTCATCAAATGTCGCGGCACAAGACGATTTAAAGTACATCAAAGTCAACAAGAGAAAAATGGCTTGTGGATGGGCGAAGTCGAATTTTTATCTGAAGATGCCAATCACCCAATCCAAGCTGAGCACAAAACACTGGCCGATAACTTAGGCGCCATCATTGCATCTTTGCAGAAAAAAGGTGTGCGTGAAGATCAAATGCCATTCAGCCAACCTTATGATTTGGAGCAATGTGGGTGGGTGGCAAATCGCTGGTGCGAAATCTTGCCGCTATCACCAGCACAAAAGCACCATCTGTTGAGCATTGATAACGCACAAATTCGCCTTGATTTAGTGAAAGAGTTAATTGAAGAAATGACTGGCCAAAGCCAGTCTTAG
- a CDS encoding MOSC domain-containing protein: MRIISISTGKIAPLFGIDHPDHRVVNSGIKKEIVSSLDKPISIKVRTVGLDGDEQADFSVHGGLEKAIYAYPSEHYPFWNELLSREAKRTNPIGFGFVGENLSIEGFSEDAVWVGDNWQIGDVELEVVKLREPCFKFNARMGYKGASKAMIQSTRSGWYLKVHKGGSIKAGDAIIVTPGRREMSIQQQNHFLLRKESQKDLF; the protein is encoded by the coding sequence ATGCGCATCATTTCAATTTCCACAGGCAAGATTGCTCCATTGTTTGGCATTGACCATCCCGATCATCGCGTGGTCAATTCAGGCATCAAAAAAGAGATTGTCAGTTCTTTAGATAAGCCCATCAGCATCAAAGTCAGAACCGTTGGTTTAGATGGCGATGAACAAGCTGACTTCAGTGTGCATGGCGGGCTAGAGAAAGCCATCTATGCCTACCCAAGTGAACACTACCCTTTCTGGAATGAACTACTCAGCAGAGAAGCAAAAAGGACCAACCCAATTGGTTTTGGTTTTGTTGGCGAAAATCTCAGTATTGAAGGATTCTCTGAAGATGCGGTTTGGGTCGGTGATAACTGGCAGATTGGTGATGTTGAACTAGAGGTTGTCAAATTAAGAGAGCCCTGCTTTAAATTCAATGCGCGCATGGGCTATAAAGGTGCATCCAAAGCAATGATTCAATCCACTCGCTCCGGTTGGTATCTTAAAGTTCACAAAGGCGGCAGCATCAAAGCTGGTGATGCCATCATCGTCACGCCTGGTCGCAGAGAAATGAGCATCCAGCAACAGAATCATTTTTTATTGCGCAAAGAGTCGCAAAAGGATTTGTTTTGA
- a CDS encoding low molecular weight protein-tyrosine-phosphatase, producing the protein MSSMNILFVCMGNICRSPTAHGVFRQYIEESGLSHQVTVDSAGTHAYHVGEAPDARSQTHALKRGYDLSDLAARQLDDRDFDHYDLLLVMDWENYALTEQRCPPNKKHKIRRLTEFCKVNQASVVPDPYYKGSEGFEEVLDLVENACDGLLDHVRQRLTQSS; encoded by the coding sequence ATGAGTTCGATGAATATTCTCTTTGTGTGCATGGGCAACATTTGCAGAAGCCCAACAGCCCATGGGGTATTTCGTCAATACATTGAAGAGTCAGGCCTATCTCATCAAGTGACAGTAGACTCTGCGGGAACCCATGCCTACCATGTAGGCGAGGCACCAGATGCTCGCTCTCAAACACATGCACTCAAGCGTGGCTATGACTTATCAGATTTGGCAGCGAGACAACTCGATGATCGAGATTTTGATCACTATGATTTATTGCTCGTGATGGATTGGGAAAACTATGCGCTGACAGAACAGCGCTGCCCTCCGAATAAAAAACATAAGATCCGACGCTTAACCGAGTTTTGCAAAGTTAATCAGGCCAGCGTTGTTCCAGATCCCTATTACAAGGGTAGCGAAGGCTTTGAAGAAGTTCTTGATTTGGTCGAGAATGCTTGCGATGGTCTACTTGATCATGTAAGGCAGAGACTTACACAGTCTTCATGA
- a CDS encoding DUF3820 family protein — MTPESLEKLISMKMPFGKHAGKLLCDLPANYLSWFAREGFPRGEIGELLHLMHEIDHNNLRHLLTQLKK; from the coding sequence ATGACTCCCGAATCCTTAGAAAAATTGATCAGCATGAAAATGCCTTTTGGTAAGCATGCCGGGAAATTGCTTTGTGATTTACCAGCCAACTATTTGTCATGGTTTGCTCGCGAAGGATTTCCGCGAGGCGAGATAGGGGAGTTGTTACATTTGATGCACGAAATTGATCACAATAACTTGCGGCATTTGCTCACCCAATTAAAAAAGTAA
- a CDS encoding MFS transporter: protein MAIIPKRYSAAFAGATGNMLEWFDFAIYGYFATALGKVFFPASDPTLQTVASFGIFAIGYLARPIGSLILGPVGDLLGRRKMMIWSIMIMGVASFMVALLPSYAQVGAIAAYALLFLRMTQGFSIGGEYTGSMVYAAEASPQGKEGLMSGIAHAGALLGFFLGSLIAALTAFVFGESAVNDWAWRLPFLLGALVAIAGWKLRAHMPETLETAIQHKLSFKELFALIALRLKEVAQGWKVLVQIAALISFSNVLFYVQFVYFVDYAAKHGGSMQSANTVATAIQFVGIPLVVLGGWLADKIGRIKITWYATWAGAILCIPAILASQFGGVVGLAIGQSLIVAPVMLLFGAQGILISRLVKPEQRCSVFAIGYSLAVALFAGTAPMVTAWLLEINAWTWGPAAYCFIYAIPAIYALHSLRNENQ, encoded by the coding sequence ATGGCCATTATTCCTAAACGTTATTCCGCGGCTTTTGCTGGAGCTACTGGCAATATGTTGGAATGGTTTGACTTTGCCATTTATGGTTATTTCGCAACAGCTCTTGGCAAGGTCTTCTTCCCAGCCAGCGATCCCACTCTGCAAACAGTTGCTTCATTTGGCATTTTTGCCATTGGTTATTTAGCAAGACCGATTGGCAGTTTGATTTTGGGTCCAGTTGGAGACCTGCTCGGCAGAAGAAAAATGATGATCTGGAGCATCATGATCATGGGTGTGGCCAGTTTCATGGTGGCATTGCTACCAAGCTATGCTCAGGTGGGTGCCATCGCTGCGTATGCACTTCTGTTTCTTCGCATGACCCAGGGCTTTTCGATTGGTGGTGAATACACCGGCAGCATGGTGTATGCAGCCGAAGCATCTCCGCAAGGTAAAGAAGGTTTGATGTCTGGTATTGCTCACGCAGGAGCATTACTGGGATTTTTCTTAGGCTCTTTAATAGCAGCCCTCACCGCTTTTGTGTTTGGCGAAAGTGCTGTGAACGATTGGGCTTGGCGCCTACCCTTTCTTTTAGGAGCCTTGGTGGCGATTGCTGGCTGGAAGCTAAGAGCTCATATGCCTGAGACCCTTGAGACTGCCATCCAACACAAGCTTAGCTTTAAAGAATTATTTGCTTTAATTGCCCTGCGCTTAAAAGAAGTGGCACAAGGTTGGAAAGTCTTAGTACAAATTGCAGCTCTTATTTCTTTTTCGAATGTGCTGTTTTATGTTCAGTTTGTTTATTTTGTTGATTACGCCGCCAAACATGGTGGCTCGATGCAATCAGCCAACACGGTGGCGACTGCGATTCAATTTGTGGGCATTCCTTTGGTTGTTCTAGGTGGCTGGTTGGCCGATAAGATTGGCAGAATCAAGATCACTTGGTATGCCACTTGGGCCGGTGCCATTTTGTGTATTCCTGCGATACTGGCTTCTCAATTCGGTGGGGTTGTAGGTCTAGCGATTGGTCAATCTTTGATCGTGGCGCCAGTGATGTTGCTGTTTGGTGCTCAAGGCATTCTGATCAGTCGCTTGGTCAAACCTGAACAACGTTGCTCAGTGTTTGCGATTGGTTATAGCTTGGCAGTTGCTCTATTTGCCGGTACAGCACCAATGGTCACAGCCTGGCTACTTGAGATCAATGCATGGACTTGGGGCCCTGCTGCCTATTGTTTCATTTATGCAATTCCAGCCATTTATGCATTGCACTCATTAAGAAATGAAAACCAATGA